The Leptolyngbya sp. 'hensonii' genome includes the window CGTAGAGATTGCTTGAGCCGTGTACAGTGAAAGTTGTAAGCACGGTTCTGAGGGGAGGGAGGGGGCTATATCTGAAACCCCTTCCTTTACCCGACCCCTCTAGTTTCTGGTTGGGGCGTACTTTGAAAATTGTTGGTGTGACACAGCACTTCACGAGCCACCTAATGCTTGACTACAAAACACAGCCTTGTTTGGCAGCCGGAGCGCTTATATAGGCAAGTTGCCCATACCATTTTGCCTTCGCTTTGATTTATGAGGCGAACTTGACTATACTAATCAGGCTAGGCTAGAGTTATGAGTTTATGCCTTGGTTGGGTAAGTGGAGCGGTATAGCCGAAAGTGGGGTTCTATGGAGCGTTTTCCAAGGGAATGCTCACTCGGTTCTTTTGGATTTACCAAGTAAGCATTTCAATTGCGTGATCACATCCCCTCCGTATTACTGGCTACGTGATTATGGAGTTGAGGAACAAATCGGGCAAGAGACAACTGTTGAAGGCTACGTCGATGCAATCGCTTCTGTTATGGACGAAGTGAAGAGAGTACTGAAAGATGACGGTGTACTCTTTCTAAATTTAGGAGATACTTACTATTCAGGTAAAGGAAAATCGCATGGAAAGGATCTTAAGAGTAGTAAACGCCGATTTGGTTTGAGAGAAGTCGATAAAAGTGGTGGCTTAGGAATTGGATTAAAACCTAAGTCCATTATTGGAATTCCTTGGCGGGTTGCCATCGAAATGACACTGCGAGGTTGGGTTTTACGCAGTCCAATAATCTGGCACCGAGAACACTGTCTTCCCGAAGCTGTTAAAGATAGACCTCGACGTAGTTATGAGTACGTCTTTATGTTTACCCAAAACAGACGTTACTACTTTGATAGATCAATCCTTGAAACAGAAGATGTCGAAGATATGTGGACTATTGCTGCACGTCCTAAACCAACTAATGGCATTGATACTGCACCATTCCCTGATGAGCTAGTTCAGAGATGTCTTAATATTGGATGTCCAGCAGATGGAAGTGTCCTAGACCCATTTGCTGGAAGTGGAACTACTCTTAGGGTGGCATTGCAATCAGGAAGATCTGCAACTGGGATAGACTTAAATCCTGATTTTTGCAGTTACATGGTTAATACTTTATGTGTTCTCTGAGGGCTTTATGTTTCTCAAAACAGAGCAGATAAGAGAATCTCTTGAGCATTTAAGGACTCTTCATCCCTTCTATGGGATCACGTTTTTAGTATGCAAAAAAGCACCTTTACCTATTGGTAGTACAATTCAGTATCCTATCAATTCAAAAGAAACAGAATTTCTTGAGGAGTACTTTAAGCCCGATCAAAGTTCACAACATTTCTATCAGGTGTTCAAAACATCTAATCCAAGCAAAAGATGGCTTTCACCGAGATACGCTAGTACAAGCTCACAAAGTACAAGAACAAGAAATGATGTAGCTAAGGCTTTTATTCATCCTAAAAGGACTGATAGATGGGGGTGGCAAAGTAATTACGTTGAGATACTACGTGAACATTTAACTCAAGAAAGAATAGATTTAGTCCCAACTTTTCATGTGGCGGTTTGGTTGTATAGAGAACGAAATTGGGAAGCTGGTGCAACTGCTCAGGATATAGTTGCAACTTTCTTAGAAGAGTTTTCGATCTCGCATGAGGAGGAAAACCTTTTCGATTCTTCGGTTCCAGAAAGTAATGTGCTAGAGGAGCTATTTCAGGATGATAGAATATCTTTAAGAGATTTGCAGTCAATTATCGGTAAAGCTCCTGACTCAACTCCAGAAGAAGGCGGAACATTGCGTCTTTTAGAAATTCAAGGAGTAGGGCCAGCAAAGAATATAGTTTTCCAGCCAGGAGAAAGGCTTACTTTAATTACTGGGGATAACGGGCTAGGAAAAACTTTCCTACTTGATTGTGCTTGGTGGGCTTTAACTGGAAAGTGGGCTGGTTTGCAGGCATATCCAATGACAAATACCAGGAGAAATGAACCTACCATAGGATTTCAAATTTCAGGAGATTCTGATTCCGAAAAAATAAAAGTATCTTACGATTGGCAAACCCAAAGTTGGAAACCACCTAAAAAACGACCTACAATTCCTGGCTTGTTAGTGTATGCAAAGGTAGATGGATCTTTTGCAATTTGGGACCCTGCTAAAGAATATCTAGCTACTCAAGAACTTGGGGAAAGTGATTTAACTCCACGCCCATTTGTTTTTACTAGAGATGAGGTTTGGGATGGACGGGACATTGAAATTGGAGGTCGAAAAACTACTTTCATTAATGGTTTACTTCAAGATTGGATTCAATGGCAAAGTAGACCAGAAAGTTCTCCTTTCGATACTTTGGAGAAAGTACTTGAACGGTTATCTCCTCCTTCACAGAGCGACCTGGGATTTTTAAGACCAGGAGAACCTGTAAGGATTCCATATGACGTTAGATCTATGCCAACAATTGAGCATTCCTACGGAAGGGTTCCAATAGTGTACACTTCCGCCGGAGTTCGCCGTATTATAACGCTTGCTTACCTTATTGTCTGGGCATGGGAAGAACATAAAATCCAATCAAAACTGATTCACAAAAAGCCTCAAAAAAGGATGGTCATCCTAATTGACGAATTAGAAGCTCACCTACATCCACAATGGCAAAGAGTGATTTTATCTGCTTTGTTAGATGTTAGAGAAGATTTAGCATCTGATTTGCAAGTGCAATTGATGGTTGCTACGCACTCTCCAATGATAATGGCATCTGTAGAGTCTAGATTTGATGAAAAGTTAGACAAGTTATTTCTTCTAGACCTTGCCAAGAGTGACTTACTTACCAATGAAATAGAACTGCTGCAATTACCCTTTATTCGACAAGGACGTATTGATGCTTGGCTCACATCAGACGTTTTTGGTTTAGGACAACCTCGTTCAATTGAAGGTGAACAGGCTATTCAGGCAGCAAAAAAATTACAAGAAGAAGATAACCCTAATTCAGAGGATGTACAAAATATCTCAGATGAACTGAGAAAGTACTTAGCCGAGGACGATGAGTTTTGGTCTCGGTGGTTATTTTTTGCAAGGCAACATGGAGCATCCTTGTGATTCCCGTTAGACAACAACCTGAACCAACAGACTTTGAGAGTAAAGTGAGATCGAAGGGAGGAACTTTTCTACAGATGGTTCCTCGACCAAAGGCTTGGGATAATCGTGAATATTGGAGAGAATCCTTGAAAGATTTGTATGGAGCTTACAATCAAGTTTGTGCTTACTCTGCTCAATGGATTCCGTGGATTGAAGGTAGCCCTACTGTCGATCACTTTATCCCTAAATCTGTGAAACCAGAACTGGCGTATGAGTGGAACAACTTCCGCTTGTCTTGTTTAAAGATGAACGCCAGAAAACGAGATTTTCAAGATGTTTTAGATCCCTTTCAAGTAGAACCTGGATGGTTTACATTGGATTTTCCTTCTTTACTTATTAAAGTAAATCCAGATATAGACGAACCGATTAAAAGCCAAGTAAGAAGTACTATTAAGCGACTAAAGTTAAACGATGATGACGATTGTGTGAAACATCGACAGGACTGGCTTATGCAATATTGTAAAGGGAGAATTACATTTGAATTTCTGAAAGAGACAGCTCCATTTATTGCATATGAATTGGAGCGACAGAATCTTGTTGAATCTATTGCTTTTATTATGTCAGTTACTTAAAGTTGGAAGAGTTGAGGTAACTTTATTTTAGGTAGAAAAGTAGTTGCTTACCCTGTACAAAGTCTTAGTATAAATGCCGGGGTCTAACAACCGTGTTGCAGCGGACGGTATTGAAATTTCGGTGGTGATACAAAGGTTGCTAGCCGCCGCTGAACACGAACGTTACCCAATCCAATTTTCTTAGGCAAAGTAAAAATATTTTGCTGTGCCAAGTATATTAATGCCATAAATTTTACTGAAGCTTTACAGCGATCAGAGCTATTTAAAGATCAGCTCACCCTGGGACTGTGGCCTCTAATTTCCCTGAATTCCAGCCCAAGCCAGTGAGGGCAGATTTTCTGCATGGTTAAAATTTTAATAATCCAGAAAATCTGTGACGCATTGACATGGTACCCAAAATTCTGCATCATTAAAATATGAGCCACGCAGAATTTTATGGCTAGTCCATTTTTAGAGGCCGAGCAGGAGAGGCTCTTGCAGTTGATCCACCAACTGCGCAATTTGGGTCCTGTTGCGCCAGCCTATTGCTGGTTGACCGAAACCAGTTCAACCAAAGGGTTAAAAACCTACACCTATATCCTGCTCGTGACCCAGAGGCCAGATAGCAGACCCAGAAGCCAATCCCTGGGCAGGCCGGGCAGTTCAAAACATCAGCACTGGCGGGATGCGATCGCTCGCCGGGAAGCTATCGTAGAGCTGGAGCAACAATTGACCCTGATACAAGCCCTGATCGAAAGACAGGCCGACGCCCAGGTGGAATTGCGGATGGGGGATTTGATCAGGGCAGACCACCTGACCTGATCGAAATATCATTCTGATGCTCCTAGAATAGTTCGATGACCAGAGGGATGATTCCATGCCTCGCTCCTTGAGTGAAAAATGTCGTCTTTGTGCCAAGCTCGTTCCGGAACAGGCCCGTCAACTCCACGGCCCTGAAGGAGATGGGTGCTGGAATGATAAACGCTGTCACGATCGTCGGTCTTACTACCGCCATCGGGGAGTCAAAATCCACAACCAGCGGCAGCGGCGGCAGTCTAAACAACCGATCGATCTGGACCCATTAACCACCCTGGCGATACCAGTGCCTGCCCTGCCTGCTGCTGTGATTCACTGGTATCGCCAGACTAAAGATTCGCCGCTCCATGCGATTGGTGCGGAGCTGTGGATAGGCAACGATCGGGTCGCCAAGATTGAACCAGTGCATTGCCTGGGGCTGACCGAAACTCAAGTGAAAACCCTGCTGGTGCGAATTCTGGAAGGTTTTTCCCAGCATAGTGGTCTGCAAGTGACACGCTTCCGTTCAGCGGTGGAGCTCCATCCCCTCAACTGTCCAATTGTGCCCTGCCCCCTCCATCCCCACACCTGATGTATGGATCTGCAACAGCTTGAGCTTGACCTCTGGCAATCCCTGGCGACGGCGACCCAGTTTCCTGAGCGGGCTAACCTGCGATCGTTGTGCGATGTGCTGGAACAGGCGATCGCAGAGCAGCCTCTGCCGGAACAGTTGCAGATTGTGGCCACAGCTCTGACCCAATTGTCTGACCTCTGTGCGGTTCGCGCCGACCTGCTGTTGTCCGACTGGGAATATCGCCACGATCCTCAAGAACCGGTTGTTGACCTGGACTCTTGCGTAGAACTGTTTGTCCAGTCGTTACACCTGGATCTAACCGATCTGATGGCAGAGCCAGACCCAGATCAATATTCGCGGCAGAACCGGAACAGGTGCCAGGCAGGTGATTCTGTGGTTGGAGAATTGGATCAGGGTCAGTTGTTGGCCGCCCTGGACAAACAGTTAAACCAGCACCCCGAAATCACGGAAGCGGAAGCCTTTAATCAGGCAGTTGGGGTAGCCCACGGAGAGGATATTGGGGACTGGGTGGAGAGGATTCTCGCCTATCTGCACCACTACCCAGGTCAAGCCATCCCCTTAATGGACCTGGTCCAGGATGTGCAGTTTGCGGATGAAGGGGAGGGGCAGCAGTCTGTAACTCACCTGGTCAAAACCTGGCTGACGCTACTGCTGGGAGGCTTTACGCTGGAACAGCGGGGAGCGTTTTACAGCACCAACATCTGGGTTTCCTCCCCACCAGAAACTATAGGATTGGGATAACGGGTAGGGTGGACTATGATTGGTGCATCCCTCGCCATGACTGAGAGAGCACTTGCTTAACTTTCACGAATTGTTTGCCCAAAGAATTGAAACACGGATCTCGATGATGTAAAGAAGGTCTAAACATGGCGAAACCTGTAATTTTCACTGTTGATGATGATCCTGATGTATTGCAAGCGGTAGCAAGAGACTTGCGGCATCAGTATGGCGATCGTTTCCGGGTTATTCGGGCTGACTCTGGGCAATCGGCATTGGATGCCTTACAACAGCTAAAATTGCGCAATGAATGGGTCGCACTGTTCCTGGTCGATCAACGCATGCCCCAAATGAGCGGAGTGGAATTTCTGGAACAAGCCCTAACCCTTTACCCTGGGGCGAAACGGGCATTGCTAACAGCCTATGCTGACACAGATGCTGCTATTCGTGCTATCAACACCACCCGCATCGACTATTACTTGCTCAAACCCTGGGATCCCCCAGAGGAGCGACTCTATCCAGTATTAGATGATTTACTCGATGATTGGTTCGCATCATTTCGTCCTCCCTTTGAAGGCATACGGGTCATTGGCAACCGCTGGTCCCCTTTCTCCCATCAGGTAAAGGACTTCCTGGCCCGCAATCAGATTCCTTACCAGTGGTTAGATATCGAACTGGATCCTGAAGCGGCTCAACTGGTAGAATGCGCCGGAATCGAAGGCAGACAACAGTTGCCCCTGGTCCTCTTTCCCGATGGCTCCTGCTTAGTTCAGCCATCCAATTTAGCGATCGCTGAGAAGATTGGACTACAAACCCAGGCAGACCGTCCCTTCTACGACCTGGCAATTATCGGTGGAGGCCCAGCCGGACTCGCTGCCGCCGTCTATGGTGCATCCGAAGGTCTCACGACCGTCATGATCGAGCGGGAAGCACCCGGTGGTCAGGCGGGTTCCAGCTCCCGCATCGAGAATTACCTGGGATTTCCAGTGGGTTTGAGTGGGGCTGATTTAGCCCGTCGAGCTGTAACCCAGGCTCGACGATTTGGGGTGGAAATTCTCACCCCTCAAGCTGTCATTGGCATGCGTATGGCTGACCCCTATCGAATTCTGCAACTGGCAGATGGCAACGAAATCAGTTGTCATGCTTTGTTAGTGGCAACAGGGGTGTCCTATCGCAAGCTGGATGTGCCAGGTATGGACAAACTCAATGGGGCGGGGGTTTACTACGGAGCCGCCATGACTGAAGCGATCGCCTGTCAGGGCGAAACGGTCTATGTTGTCGGTGGTGCCAACTCGGCTGGACAAGCGGCAATGCACTTCTCCAAGTATGCTCATGAAGTGGTGATGCTGGTGCGATCGCCACTCACGAAGAGTATGTCTCAATATTTGATTGAGCAAATTGCGGCGACTGAGAATATCAAGGTTTGTACAGGTTGTGTTGTTGAAGAAGTCAAAGGTGAAACTAATTTGAACGCCATTGTGATTAGAAATACAATCACAGGCGCAGTCGAAACCGTGAATGCCACTTCCCTGTTCATCTTCATTGGAGCTATGCCTCAAACTGATTGGCTCAATGGCAGGGTGGAGCGAGATGAACGCGGGTTTATTCTGACTGGACCTGACTTAATTCGTGAGAATAAACCACCCAAAGGCTGGAACCTCGATCGGCCACCATTTCTACTTGAAACTAGCGTTCCCGGCATTTTTGCCGCCGGGGATGTACGATACAACTCGATCAAACGGGTTGCATCGGGTGTTGGAGAAGGCGCGATCGCAGTTCAATTCATCCATCGCTATCTCAGTCAGGTGTAGTGCCATGGGAAACTCGTTGTGCATCGAAGATTTACTCACATTGGAGCCTTTTCAAAAACTCCCGCAGGAGCGATTGGAATGGTTGTGCGATCGGGCTCAGAGGGTTGAACTATCCACTGGAGAGACCTTGATCAATGAAGGAGATCCCCATCGCGGGGTGTTCATTTTGGGCAAAGGTGAGATGGTGATTACTCGTCGCAGTGAAGGCATCGAAGTTCCTCTGGGACGACATGGTGCCCCTGCTTTTTTTGGTGAAATTCAAGTGCTCACCGATGACCCAGCTCCCGTAACATTGCGAGCCCTGGCAGATTGCCTCCTGCATGAGATAGAGGCAGGGGACTTTCACACCCTGCTGCACGGCTATCGTGATTTTGAACGCATTGTCTTTCGCACCGTTGAGCGCCGACTGCGTGGGCTAGAGTCTTTCATTCGCAGCCGAGAAAAAATGGCAGCATTGGGGACTCTGGCAGCGGGGCTGGCCCATGAGCTGAATAATCCAGCTGCTGCCCTGGTTCGATCTTTGAAAGAGATGCCAACCGCCATTCTGGAACTGCAACGGATGAATCTGGTCTACGGGCAGCGCCAGGTTGAGCCAGAGCATACCCAGCAGTGGTTGCAGGTACGAGATGCGGGCCATGAGGCAATTCTTCACGATCGCTGCAATCCGGTCACCTTAACCGATCGGGAAGAGACGGTCCTAACGTGGTTAGAAGATTACGGTGTAGACCAGGCGTGGAAACTCGCCGAACCCCTGGCAGCCGGAGGGATTGAGATTGCGACCCTGGAGCAACTCATGGAGCGCTGGCGAGATGATCCAACCGAGCTGCGAGAAATGGGATTGCACTGGTTAGCCCTCTCTTTTGAGGTGATGACTATGATTAAACATGGGTTACGCGGGGCTGAACGAATTTCTGAACTGGTGCAGGCGATGAAATCCTACTCCTATCTGGATCAGGGAGTTCAGCAGGAGGTAGATGTGCATCAAGGACTGGAAGACACCCTGCGATTATTTGGTCACAAACTCAAACAGGGCATTCAAGTTAAACGGAATTACGATCCACATCTGCCCAAAGTGTTTGCTTATGGGAGCGAGTTAAATCAGGTGTGGACAAACCTGATCGATAATGCGATCGAGGCCATGGACGGCAGAGGCTTGCTGGAAATTACCACGCATCATAAAGGCGATTCTATTCGGGTTGACATCATAGATTCAGGTAGCGGAATTCCACCTGAAATTCAATTGCGCATTTTTGAGCCCTTTTTCACGACAAAACCGGTGGGCAAAGGATCGGGCTTGGGGTTGGAAACTGTGCGACGAATTGTGGAGAACCGCCATCAGGGTACAATTCTGTTTGACTCGAAGCCAGGAAAAACCTGTTTTACCATTTGCTTGCCAGGGGGCAGGCAGTGATCATCACCCCAGCGAAGCCACATAAAGTTAAATCGCACCCTTTGACTCTGCTCAGGGTGCGATTGGATTGGGTCAAGAACTATGCCAGGTTCAAGTCTCAGCGTCTGGAGACACTCTTTCCTTGAATTGCTTTCCGGCAGAGAAGGCAGGTACTTTGGTCTCAGGGATCTTGATGACCTCTCCCGTGCGGGGATTGCGCCCATCCCTGGCCTGCCGGGTCCGCACCTCAAAAGTGCCAAATCCCACCAGCGTTACTTTATCCCCTTCCGAAACCGTCTCCACGATCGTCTCCAGGATTGCCGTCAGAATTGCATCCGCGTCCTTCTTGGTTACGTTTGCTTTAGCTGCGATCTCGTCCACTAATTCACCCTTATTCATGAATAAGCCTCAATTATTTTCCTTTGGTGGTTTTGCGCTGGGTGCCGCCGGGCCGGGTACTACTGCTCCGAGTGGTTTTGGCAGTAGCTGTGGACCGGCGTTGGGGTTTTGCCGTTGCTGACTCCGTCGCTTTGTTGGTGCGGCTCTGCCCAGCTCTGGTGCGTCCGGTGGTGGGAATTTCAGTCTCAATCACAGGGATGACCGCACTGATCTCAGGTTGTTCCAGCGCAACCTGTTGTGCTGCAATGGCCTCAACCGCTGCGATCGAGGCATCGCCATTGCCATCTTCCTGTTTTTTCCGGCGGGGGCGCTTAGGAACTGCTTCCGCCGCCTCGCTTTGCTTGCCTCGTCTGCCAGAGGGCACATAGCGCCGGAGAGACCAGGCACTCACACTAATGCCTAACTGTTCTGAGAGTAGGGCTGCCACCTCTGTGTAACTGTATCCCTTTGCCAGTGCTGCTCTTACAGAAGGGGCGACCTGGTTAATGGCTTCGACGATCGGCAGATGATCTTTTTCCTTTTTCGGCAAGTCTTTAAGGAAAGATTCAGCCTGTTCCAGGGTGGAACGGTGAACAGCCCTGGATTTGGAGCGGGTAACGGTAGACATGGTTATTGTTCCATAGAAGAATTTACTCGGAAAACCAGTTGGAGAAATTACCGGATTGAAAGCGACAGTAGAAGTAAGTGGATCAATTTGTCGCAATTTTTAAATGTTGCAGTTAAGATTTTTTTAAGTAGCAACTTTATAGCACAAATTTGCAGTGATGCAAGCGATTTGGAACAGAAATTAAGTTGAATAGCTGTTGCAGAGGAGATCAATGTTGATCTTCAGGCATAATTTTTGAAATGGGCCGTAGGGATTAGCGGGTAGGGCTTTGTTCGACTATCGCACGGCAGATCAGCTCCCACCGCTTCTGGCTTCTCCCAGAAGGGAATGGGGGTCGTAAGAACAGATGAACGCCTTCTACCATTTTTTGGGTCGTTCAGAGCTTAACCCCCGGTCCAATTTTTGGGCACCACCTCACTCCTCTCTCAGTCGATTGCATGAATTCCCTATGGATACTTTGAAAATTGACTGGACCTTTGTGCATCGCCTGCGATCGAATTCCAGTGAAACCGTACAGATGATTGTGACCAAACTAGGTTTTTAGGTGCCAGGGCTACCAGAATCTAGGCTTTGCAACCATCCTCTAAAATTCTGAATCCTCATAGATTGCTCATTGAACTCTCATCTTTCCACTCCTGAAGACTGCCAGAATCTGGTCAGCATAGTTTTTGCCAGCATTACAACTGTCAATTTCCCTGGTGGGAAACATGAACGCCGGATTCAGGAGGGGCAACATGAACACGTTCAGACAACACCTGCCAGAATACCTGATGGAAGCAGCACTGTTGGGGTTATTCATGATCTCTGCAGGGGTATTTACCATTTTCTTAGAGTATCCTGACTCACCTGTACATCAGGCCATTGCGAATGGAGATGTGCGGCGGTTTTTAATCGGGATCGCCATGGGAGTAACCGCGATCGCCCTGATCTATTCTCCCTGGGGTCAACAATCCGGTGCCCACATGAATCCAGCCGTAACGCTGACGTTCTACCGTTTGGGTAAAATCAAGGCTTGGGATGCCTGGTTTTATCTTCTATTTCAATGCCTGGGTGGATTAACCGGTGTTTACTTGGTCGCTTTGGGATTTGGCCAGGTCTTTACCCAACCCCCTGTCAGCTATGTCGTTACCGTTCCTGGTCCTGCCGGTTGGATGGCAGCTTTGCTAGGTGAGTTGTTGATTGCTTTTTTAATGATGAGCACCGTATTGGTGATTAGTAATCATAAAAAACTGCATCGCTTCACTGGATTATTTGCTGGATGTCTGGTGATGCTCTATGTAACTTTTGAAGCTCCTTTTTCTGGTTTTGGCATGAATCCGGCCCGGAGTCTTGCCTCCGCCCTGCCTGCTAATGTTTGGACTGCATTTTGGCTATATGTCATCGTGCCACCGATCGGCATGTTTCTGGCAGCAGGTTTATATTCCTATTGGTTTGGCGATCGGGCAGTTAAATGTGCCAAATTGCACCACAACAATCAAAAACGCTGCATCTTCCGCTGCAACTATAACCGGAACGGAAAGATTGATCTGAGTGATAACCTGCCAATCAAAGGACAGCACCTATGACAACCCATTCACACTACGACATCATCATCATCGGCACAGGTGCTGGGGGAGGCACTCTGGCTTACCATCTAGCATCCAGTGGCAAAAAGATTTTGATTCTGGAACGGGGCACTTTTTTGCCTAGAGAGAAAGAAAACTGGAGTGCCCTGGAAGTCTACCAGCGAGAACGCTATCACACCCAGGAGCAGTGGTTTGATGCCAATCACAACGCCTTCCGTCCCGGCATGAATTACTGGGTGGGTGGCAATACCAAAGTCTATGGTGCTGCACTGTTGCGGATGCGAGCACGGGACTTTGAAAGGGTAGAACACAAAGATGGCATTTCTCCAGAATGGGGGTTAAAGTACCAGGACTTTGCCCCCTACTACACTCAGGCAGAACAACTCTACGATGTGCATGGTCAGGCAGGGCTTGATCCCACTGAACCACCACGCACTCTACCCTATCCCTATGCCCCTGTGAGCCACGAGCCCTACATGCAGGAGCTTGCCCATGCCTTCACTAGAACTGGTCTACACCCCTTCAACCTACCCCTGGGCTTGAAACTCAATGAAGTGGACAAAAGCCTGGGCAACTGTATTCGCTGCAATACCTGTGATGGCTTTCCCTGTCTCACCAATGGTAAAGCTGATGCGGATGTGAACTGTATCATGCCGATTCGGCAAACCAGCCATGTCACCCTGCTGACCAGCGCAAAAGTCACTCGCCTGCACACCAGTCCCTCCGGACAAACCGTGACCAGGGTAGAAGCGGAGATCCATGGAGAACCACAATCGTTTACAGGCGATATTGTCGTCGTAGCTTGCGGAGCCATTAACTCGGCGGCGTTGCTGCTGCGATCGTATAACGACCAGCACCCTAAAGGATTGGCAAATCGTTCTGATCAGGTGGGCCGTAACCTGATGAAAC containing:
- a CDS encoding site-specific DNA-methyltransferase; translation: MPWLGKWSGIAESGVLWSVFQGNAHSVLLDLPSKHFNCVITSPPYYWLRDYGVEEQIGQETTVEGYVDAIASVMDEVKRVLKDDGVLFLNLGDTYYSGKGKSHGKDLKSSKRRFGLREVDKSGGLGIGLKPKSIIGIPWRVAIEMTLRGWVLRSPIIWHREHCLPEAVKDRPRRSYEYVFMFTQNRRYYFDRSILETEDVEDMWTIAARPKPTNGIDTAPFPDELVQRCLNIGCPADGSVLDPFAGSGTTLRVALQSGRSATGIDLNPDFCSYMVNTLCVL
- a CDS encoding AAA family ATPase, translated to MFLKTEQIRESLEHLRTLHPFYGITFLVCKKAPLPIGSTIQYPINSKETEFLEEYFKPDQSSQHFYQVFKTSNPSKRWLSPRYASTSSQSTRTRNDVAKAFIHPKRTDRWGWQSNYVEILREHLTQERIDLVPTFHVAVWLYRERNWEAGATAQDIVATFLEEFSISHEEENLFDSSVPESNVLEELFQDDRISLRDLQSIIGKAPDSTPEEGGTLRLLEIQGVGPAKNIVFQPGERLTLITGDNGLGKTFLLDCAWWALTGKWAGLQAYPMTNTRRNEPTIGFQISGDSDSEKIKVSYDWQTQSWKPPKKRPTIPGLLVYAKVDGSFAIWDPAKEYLATQELGESDLTPRPFVFTRDEVWDGRDIEIGGRKTTFINGLLQDWIQWQSRPESSPFDTLEKVLERLSPPSQSDLGFLRPGEPVRIPYDVRSMPTIEHSYGRVPIVYTSAGVRRIITLAYLIVWAWEEHKIQSKLIHKKPQKRMVILIDELEAHLHPQWQRVILSALLDVREDLASDLQVQLMVATHSPMIMASVESRFDEKLDKLFLLDLAKSDLLTNEIELLQLPFIRQGRIDAWLTSDVFGLGQPRSIEGEQAIQAAKKLQEEDNPNSEDVQNISDELRKYLAEDDEFWSRWLFFARQHGASL
- a CDS encoding response regulator; translated protein: MAKPVIFTVDDDPDVLQAVARDLRHQYGDRFRVIRADSGQSALDALQQLKLRNEWVALFLVDQRMPQMSGVEFLEQALTLYPGAKRALLTAYADTDAAIRAINTTRIDYYLLKPWDPPEERLYPVLDDLLDDWFASFRPPFEGIRVIGNRWSPFSHQVKDFLARNQIPYQWLDIELDPEAAQLVECAGIEGRQQLPLVLFPDGSCLVQPSNLAIAEKIGLQTQADRPFYDLAIIGGGPAGLAAAVYGASEGLTTVMIEREAPGGQAGSSSRIENYLGFPVGLSGADLARRAVTQARRFGVEILTPQAVIGMRMADPYRILQLADGNEISCHALLVATGVSYRKLDVPGMDKLNGAGVYYGAAMTEAIACQGETVYVVGGANSAGQAAMHFSKYAHEVVMLVRSPLTKSMSQYLIEQIAATENIKVCTGCVVEEVKGETNLNAIVIRNTITGAVETVNATSLFIFIGAMPQTDWLNGRVERDERGFILTGPDLIRENKPPKGWNLDRPPFLLETSVPGIFAAGDVRYNSIKRVASGVGEGAIAVQFIHRYLSQV
- a CDS encoding ATP-binding protein, giving the protein MGNSLCIEDLLTLEPFQKLPQERLEWLCDRAQRVELSTGETLINEGDPHRGVFILGKGEMVITRRSEGIEVPLGRHGAPAFFGEIQVLTDDPAPVTLRALADCLLHEIEAGDFHTLLHGYRDFERIVFRTVERRLRGLESFIRSREKMAALGTLAAGLAHELNNPAAALVRSLKEMPTAILELQRMNLVYGQRQVEPEHTQQWLQVRDAGHEAILHDRCNPVTLTDREETVLTWLEDYGVDQAWKLAEPLAAGGIEIATLEQLMERWRDDPTELREMGLHWLALSFEVMTMIKHGLRGAERISELVQAMKSYSYLDQGVQQEVDVHQGLEDTLRLFGHKLKQGIQVKRNYDPHLPKVFAYGSELNQVWTNLIDNAIEAMDGRGLLEITTHHKGDSIRVDIIDSGSGIPPEIQLRIFEPFFTTKPVGKGSGLGLETVRRIVENRHQGTILFDSKPGKTCFTICLPGGRQ
- a CDS encoding HU family DNA-binding protein, translating into MNKGELVDEIAAKANVTKKDADAILTAILETIVETVSEGDKVTLVGFGTFEVRTRQARDGRNPRTGEVIKIPETKVPAFSAGKQFKERVSPDAET
- a CDS encoding aquaporin; translated protein: MNTFRQHLPEYLMEAALLGLFMISAGVFTIFLEYPDSPVHQAIANGDVRRFLIGIAMGVTAIALIYSPWGQQSGAHMNPAVTLTFYRLGKIKAWDAWFYLLFQCLGGLTGVYLVALGFGQVFTQPPVSYVVTVPGPAGWMAALLGELLIAFLMMSTVLVISNHKKLHRFTGLFAGCLVMLYVTFEAPFSGFGMNPARSLASALPANVWTAFWLYVIVPPIGMFLAAGLYSYWFGDRAVKCAKLHHNNQKRCIFRCNYNRNGKIDLSDNLPIKGQHL
- a CDS encoding GMC family oxidoreductase, with translation MTTHSHYDIIIIGTGAGGGTLAYHLASSGKKILILERGTFLPREKENWSALEVYQRERYHTQEQWFDANHNAFRPGMNYWVGGNTKVYGAALLRMRARDFERVEHKDGISPEWGLKYQDFAPYYTQAEQLYDVHGQAGLDPTEPPRTLPYPYAPVSHEPYMQELAHAFTRTGLHPFNLPLGLKLNEVDKSLGNCIRCNTCDGFPCLTNGKADADVNCIMPIRQTSHVTLLTSAKVTRLHTSPSGQTVTRVEAEIHGEPQSFTGDIVVVACGAINSAALLLRSYNDQHPKGLANRSDQVGRNLMKHICTALVQLSTSLNPAVYQKTIGISDFYWGEPDFPYPMGLVQNTGNVLADMLPAEAPALLAPLLKLRPDAELKAVADHAVGWWLQTEDLPDAENRVRVDGDRLLLEYKPNNLVASDRLVNRWVEILKQVDRAEHMLPFSLYPRNRMTLQSVGHQCGTCRFGEDPALSVLDLNCRTHDVDNLYVVDGSFFPSSSAVNPTLTIIANALRVGDHLLQRLK